In the Leptotrichia sp. oral taxon 212 genome, one interval contains:
- a CDS encoding B3/4 domain-containing protein: MSTFIVDNSFWEIFPEASVGVLVLDNLDNTKKSSENVIKLLENANEEAKKHLTEAQLSQNPVISIWREAYQKFKTKKGVRSSIEALLKRVEKGNAVGTINPLVDIYNSISLKYGMPCGAEDIDTFEGNLILGVTEGGDEFYALGDEENSPTLAGEVCYKDDKGAVCRCFNWRDGKRTMITENTKKAFVVIEAVNSDRDEDITKALEEIAVYAGEELGAKKVRLEILKKDNNTLEL, from the coding sequence ATGAGTACTTTTATAGTGGATAATTCATTCTGGGAAATTTTTCCGGAGGCTAGTGTAGGAGTGTTAGTTCTGGATAATTTAGATAACACAAAGAAATCTTCAGAAAATGTAATAAAATTACTGGAAAATGCAAATGAAGAAGCAAAAAAACATCTGACAGAAGCACAGCTGAGCCAGAATCCTGTCATTTCCATATGGAGAGAAGCTTATCAAAAATTTAAGACAAAAAAAGGAGTACGTTCGAGTATAGAAGCGCTTCTTAAAAGAGTAGAAAAAGGAAATGCTGTAGGAACAATAAATCCCTTAGTTGACATATATAATTCCATTTCGTTGAAATATGGTATGCCTTGTGGAGCTGAGGATATAGATACATTTGAAGGTAATCTGATTTTAGGAGTAACTGAAGGTGGCGATGAATTTTATGCATTAGGAGATGAAGAAAATTCACCAACACTTGCAGGAGAAGTATGTTACAAAGATGATAAGGGAGCTGTGTGCCGTTGTTTTAACTGGAGAGACGGAAAAAGAACTATGATTACAGAGAATACAAAGAAAGCATTTGTAGTTATTGAAGCAGTAAATTCTGATAGGGATGAGGATATAACAAAAGCTCTTGAAGAGATAGCTGTTTATGCAGGAGAAGAGCTTGGAGCAAAAAAAGTAAGATTGGAGATATTGAAGAAGGACAATAATACATTAGAATTGTAA
- a CDS encoding sucrose-6-phosphate hydrolase: MDFKHVKENEEKSVLEKKEKVNQDFWRQKYHLQGIVGLINDPNGFSQFKGKYHLFYQWNPLKTDHTAKYWAHSVSDNLLHWERKNTALRPDTWYSKNGVYSGSGIVIDEKLYLFYTGNVKDEEGNRSSYQCFAVSEDGENFERFEPSIVNQPDGYTRHIRDPKIWEKDGKYYAVIGIQSEKLEGKVGLYSSEDLKDWKFLGEIAGGNRGLLGDFGYMWECPDYFQLKDEKTGKIVDILAVCPQGMEAEGDLYNNKYQSGYFFGKLNYEKPEFEISSEFTELDRGHDFYAPQTMEDDKGRRILVGWMGVPEEEDYPTVKNEWLHCLTLPRELKVIDGVLYQLPIDEMHSIRGEKIEFNGTVNGETVIGKGMVYEIKADFSDFSDDFGLKLRADENNEMVIKFDYKEKKLVLDRSRGEQPDKKPRKVYLGDIEKLDLRIFVDNSSVEVFVNGGKEVFSSRIFPQKNADGIKVFSEGNVNVKIEKWEWQD; the protein is encoded by the coding sequence ATGGATTTTAAACATGTCAAGGAAAATGAAGAAAAATCTGTTTTAGAGAAAAAGGAAAAAGTGAATCAGGATTTTTGGAGACAGAAATATCATCTGCAGGGAATTGTAGGATTGATTAACGATCCAAATGGTTTTTCACAGTTCAAGGGGAAATATCACCTTTTTTATCAATGGAATCCTTTAAAGACAGATCATACTGCGAAATACTGGGCACATAGCGTGAGTGACAACCTGCTTCATTGGGAAAGGAAAAATACAGCACTTAGGCCTGATACATGGTATTCTAAAAATGGAGTATATTCAGGAAGCGGAATAGTTATAGATGAAAAGCTTTATCTGTTTTATACAGGAAACGTAAAAGATGAAGAAGGAAACAGAAGTTCCTATCAATGTTTTGCAGTTTCAGAAGATGGGGAAAATTTTGAAAGATTTGAGCCTAGTATAGTAAATCAGCCTGATGGCTACACAAGACATATAAGAGATCCTAAAATTTGGGAAAAAGACGGGAAATATTATGCAGTTATTGGAATTCAAAGTGAAAAACTTGAAGGGAAAGTAGGTTTATACAGTTCGGAAGATTTAAAGGACTGGAAGTTTTTAGGTGAAATTGCAGGTGGAAATAGAGGTCTGCTAGGAGATTTCGGATATATGTGGGAATGTCCCGACTATTTCCAATTAAAGGATGAAAAAACAGGAAAAATTGTGGATATACTGGCAGTGTGTCCTCAAGGAATGGAAGCAGAAGGAGATTTGTATAATAACAAATATCAGAGTGGATATTTCTTTGGAAAATTAAACTATGAAAAACCTGAATTTGAAATTTCTTCTGAGTTTACTGAGCTTGACAGAGGTCATGACTTTTATGCACCACAGACAATGGAAGATGATAAGGGAAGAAGAATTCTTGTTGGATGGATGGGAGTTCCAGAAGAGGAAGACTATCCTACAGTTAAAAATGAATGGCTTCATTGCCTTACTTTACCTCGTGAACTGAAGGTAATAGACGGAGTACTTTATCAGTTGCCTATAGATGAAATGCATAGCATAAGAGGTGAAAAAATAGAATTTAACGGAACAGTAAATGGAGAAACAGTAATAGGAAAAGGTATGGTATATGAGATAAAAGCTGATTTTTCTGATTTTTCGGATGATTTTGGACTTAAACTGAGAGCTGATGAAAACAATGAGATGGTAATAAAGTTTGATTATAAGGAAAAGAAGCTTGTTCTGGACAGAAGCAGAGGAGAACAGCCTGATAAAAAACCTAGAAAAGTATATTTAGGAGATATTGAAAAGCTGGATTTAAGAATATTTGTAGACAATTCATCTGTTGAAGTATTTGTAAATGGTGGAAAGGAAGTATTCAGTTCCAGAATTTTCCCTCAGAAAAATGCAGATGGAATAAAGGTCTTTTCTGAAGGAAATGTAAACGTCAAAATTGAAAAATGGGAATGGCAGGATTAA